A single window of Nicotiana sylvestris chromosome 3, ASM39365v2, whole genome shotgun sequence DNA harbors:
- the LOC104231045 gene encoding uncharacterized protein, whose amino-acid sequence MGVKSFFASYWTMAGIIWLMLLSVGFVDSYVVVDGELGPRTRTSMTYKYERTDEVNKECAFVLASASEMKPDDNRIYSIKQELSFLNGDWWQVSNGASLMPFDDRDLLNKSLDLRSPSNLVSFWVTDVDRAHRSKKSVSVSGILQIGVTLDGLFSSKPYERSPHFDIWPGHSQLSVLFEGVYIESKKSQGERVMCLLGNTMLPSRQQESSDPWEWVKESGYTNQPPLMQDDRILLVLHYPITNTLTNRAIVGTMKSLNPKASFKYFDEVHMSSWLGTSSKYEFGSEKFVSKACDPYPYKDSLSTYINTYRGLDFCYILQRFTHQEALTVVPNWKCNGTDNFCSQLGPFKSDKEIKATDGGFKDVKLVLQDVRCDKSSFKDNDTFTRVSSVFRVVSPFENQFTAAQRTGLNNMTLSAEGIWKSSSGQLCMVGCRGLADAEGSTCDSRICLYVPLSFSITQRSIITGHFSSIDGSGRPYFPLLFEKLIRPVELWDQYTASRPYYKYSKLDAAAAVLEKNEPFNFGSMFKKSLLTFPKLEDADSFTVSLSFLSEDLSLHTSAVADQIPDSAHQRFDIEMEILSLGPMFGPLTNGSISEKENSYHAKAEYTEKQLFLNVSAQLSLAGTSYNNISLLFIEGLYDPHVGKMYLIGCRDVRASWKILSESMDLEAGLDCLIEVVISYPPTTARWLVNPAAKISVSSQRNEDDPLYFNPVNLQTFPIMYRKQREEILSRRGVEGILRILTLSVAIFCISSQLFYIRDNAESVPYVSLAMLGVQALGYSLPLITGAESLFKIMGAETNESSSYDLDNSQWIRLIDYTVKVLVLVAFLVTVRLSQKVWRSRIRLLTRNPLESHRVPSDKWVLLSTLIIHAVGYTIVLLIHSFNTSQKPLRAERYVDSTGNFHTLREWETELEEYMGLIQDFFLLPQVIGNLFWQIHCKPLRKLYYVGLTSVRLLPHIYDYIRSPVPNPYFSEEYEFVNPRFDFYTKFGDIAIPVAAVVLAILVYIQQRWNYEKLSQTLKLGKIKLLPVGSRAYERLPSAASEAELTSGVKNHEKEQDVD is encoded by the coding sequence ATGGGGGTCAAGTctttttttgcttcttattgGACAATGGCTGGTATTATCTGGTTGATGCTGCTGTCAGTAGGTTTTGTTGATTCTTATGTAGTAGTAGATGGAGAGTTAGGACCTAGGACTAGAACTTCTATGACTTACAAATATGAAAGAACTGATGAGGTCAATAAAGAATGTGCTTTTGTTTTAGCTTCTGCTTCTGAAATGAAACCTGATGATAACAGAATCTATAGCATAAAACAAGAATTATCCTTTTTGAATGGAGATTGGTGGCAAGTGTCCAATGGGGCTTCATTAATGCCCTTTGATGATAGAGATCTTTTGAACAAATCATTAGATCTTCGATCTCCGTCGAATTTAGTTTCATTTTGGGTTACTGATGTTGATCGTGCTCATCGGTCTAAGAAGTCTGTGAGTGTGAGTGGTATATTGCAGATTGGTGTCACCCTAGATGGGTTGTTTTCGAGTAAACCCTACGAAAGAAGTCCTCATTTTGATATATGGCCCGGTCATTCCCAGCTCTCTGTGTTGTTTGAAGGAGTATACATTGAATCGAAGAAAAGTCAAGGGGAAAGAGTGATGTGTTTGTTAGGGAACACCATGTTGCCTTCTCGTCAGCAAGAGTCTAGTGATCCGTGGGAGTGGGTAAAGGAATCTGGTTATACTAATCAGCCACCTCTTATGCAAGATGATCGAATTTTGCTCGTGCTTCATTATCCTATAACAAATACACTGACAAATAGAGCTATTGTTGGAACCATGAAAAGCTTAAACCCAAAAGCCAGTTTTAAGTACTTTGATGAAGTTCATATGTCTTCTTGGCTAGGAACTTCTTCTAAGTACGAATTTGGCTCGGAAAAGTTTGTGTCAAAAGCTTGTGATCCATACCCGTACAAAGATAGTCTGAGTACTTACATAAATACATATAGAGGGCTTGATTTCTGTTATATTCTTCAGAGATTCACTCACCAAGAAGCCTTAACAGTTGTTCCAAACTGGAAATGCAATGGTACGGATAATTTTTGCAGTCAGTTGGGTCCATTTAAATCAGATAAGGAGATAAAGGCCACGGATGGAGGTTTTAAAGATGTCAAGCTTGTCCTTCAGGATGTTCGATGTGATAAAAGTTCTTTTAAAGATAATGACACTTTCACAAGGGTCTCTTCCGTGTTTAGAGTGGTGTCTCCGTTTGAGAATCAGTTCACCGCAGCACAAAGGACTGGACTTAACAACATGACTCTTTCCGCTGAGGGAATCTGGAAATCTTCCAGTGGACAGCTTTGTATGGTTGGTTGCCGTGGACTTGCTGATGCAGAAGGCAGCACCTGTGATTCTCGAATCTGCTTGTATGTTCCGCTGTCTTTTTCCATAACACAGAGGAGCATAATCACTGGCCATTTTTCCAGCATCGATGGAAGCGGTAGGCCTTACTTccctttattatttgagaaacTAATTCGCCCTGTTGAACTGTGGGATCAATACACTGCTTCTCGTCCATACTACAAGTACTCAAAACTCGATGCAGCTGCTGCAGTCCTTGAGAAAAATGAGCCCTTCAACTTTGGTTCAATGTTTAAGAAATCGCTGTTGACGTTCCCAAAACTGGAAGATGCAGATTCTTTTACAGTCAGCCTTTCATTTCTTTCTGAAGATCTAAGCCTTCACACATCAGCAGTAGCGGATCAAATCCCCGATTCAGCTCACCAAAGATTTGATATTGAGATGGAGATTCTGTCTCTTGGTCCAATGTTTGGGCCTTTGACAAATGGCTCAATAAGTGAAAAAGAGAACTCGTATCATGCTAAAGCTGAATACACAGAGAAACAGCTTTTCTTAAATGTTTCTGCTCAACTCAGTCTCGCTGGAACATCATACAACAACATCTCTTTGCTTTTCATAGAGGGGTTGTATGATCCGCATGTTGGAAAAATGTACCTCATTGGTTGCAGGGATGTTCGAGCCTCGTGGAAAATTCTATCAGAAAGTATGGACCTTGAGGCTGGATTGGATTGTCTAATTGAGGTGGTTATATCATATCCACCAACCACTGCTCGTTGGTTGGTCAATCCAGCAGCTAAAATCTCCGTATCTAGTCAAAGGAATGAGGATGATCCACTCTATTTTAATCCTGTGAACCTTCAAACATTCCCCATTATGTACAGGAAGCAACGAGAAGAAATTCTTTCGCGCAGGGGCGTAGAGGGAATCCTCCGCATTTTGACACTCTCTGTGGCAATTTTTTGCATTTCCAGCCAACTATTTTACATCAGAGATAATGCAGAATCAGTACCTTATGTCTCGCTTGCGATGCTAGGTGTCCAAGCTCTTGGCTACAGCCTCCCTTTGATCACAGGTGCAGAGTCTTTGTTCAAAATTATGGGCGCTGAAACCAATGAGAGTTCGTCTTACGATCTTGATAACAGCCAGTGGATCCGTCTGATTGATTACACTGTCAAGGTTCTTGTGCTTGTTGCCTTTTTGGTAACAGTGAGGCTCAGCCAAAAGGTGTGGAGATCCCGTATCAGATTACTGACGAGGAACCCTCTTGAATCACATCGTGTTCCAAGTGATAAGTGGGTACTTCTCAGTACACTGATAATACATGCTGTTGGATATACCATTGTTTTACTCATCCACTCTTTTAATACAAGCCAGAAACCTCTTCGTGCTGAACGTTACGTAGATTCCACTGGAAATTTCCACACGTTGAGGGAATGGGAAACGGAATTGGAGGAGTACATGGGTTTGATTCAAGATTTCTTTTTGCTTCCTCAAGTAATAGGCAACCTTTTTTGGCAAATCCATTGCAAACCACTCAGAAAGCTATACTATGTTGGGCTAACTTCCGTTAGACTTCTGCCTCATATATATGATTACATCAGATCTCCGGTTCCAAATCCTTACTTCTCCGAGGAATATGAGTTTGTCAACCCCAGGTTTGATTTTTACACCAAGTTTGGGGACATTGCCATACCTGTGGCTGCAGTTGTTCTTGCAATTTTGGTATATATTCAGCAGAGGTGGAATTATGagaagcttagccaaacacttAAACTGGGCAAGATTAAGCTTCTACCAGTTGGGTCCAGGGCATACGAGAGGTTACCTTCTGCGGCATCTGAAGCTGAACTTACCTCAGGGGTCAAAAATCATGAGAAAGAACAGGATGTAGACTGA